ACCCGCACCGTGCGCCCCATCGCCGTGGAGGTGGGGATCCTCAAACGCACCCATGGCTCGGCCCTGTTCACCCGCGGCGAGACCCAGGCCCTGGTGGTGGCCACCCTTGGCACCGAGCGGGATGCCCAGATCATCGACGCCATCGAGGGCGAGCGCCGCGAGCCCTTCATGCTCCATTACAACTTCCCACCCTACTGCGTGGGCGAGACGGGTCGCGTGGGCACCCCCAAGCGCCGGGAGATCGGCCACGGCCGGTTGGCCAAGCGCGGCATCCAGGCCGTCATGCCCACCCTGGCGGAATTCCCCTACGTCATCCGCGTGGTGTCCGAGATCACCGAGTCCAACGGCTCCAGTTCCATGGCCTCGGTATGCGGCACCAGCCTGGCCCTGATGGACGCCGGCGTGCCCATCGAGGCGCCGGTGGCCGGCATCGCCATGGGGCTCATCAAGGAGGGCGAACAGTTCCAGGTGTTGTCGGACATCATGGGCGATGAGGACCATCTGGGCGACATGGACTTCAAGGTGGCCGGGACCGCCGACGGCGTCAACGCCCTGCAGATGGATATCAAGATCGACGGCATCACCCGCGAGATCATGGAGGCGGCCCTCGACCAGGCCAAGGAGGGACGCATGCACATCCTCGGCGAGATGGCCAAGGTCATCGACCGGCCGCGGGAAGACATGTCGACCTTTGCGCCGCGCATCATGACCATCAAGATCAACCCCGACAAGATCCGTGACGTCATCGGCAAGGGTGGCGCGACCATCCGCGCCCTCACGGAAGAGACGGGTGCCACCATCAACGTCACGGACGACGGCACCGTATCCATCGCCTCGGTGGACAGTGCCGCCGGAGAGGAGGCCAAGCGGCGCATCGAACAGCTCACCACCGACGTGCAGGTGGGGGTGATCTACGAGGGCCGGGTGGCCCGCCTCATGGATTTCGGCGCCTTCGTCACCATCCTGCCGGGCAAGGACGGCCTGGTGCACATCTCCCAGATCTCCGATGAGCGGGTGGAGAAGGTCAGCGACAAGCTGTCCGAGGGCGATACCATCAGGGTGAAGGTGCTGGAGGTGGACAAGCAGGGCCGCATCCGCCTGTCCATGAAAGCGGTGACCGAGGGCGAGTCGGCGGCGGTCTGAGCCCGCCGGCAGCACCGGAATACGAAGGGGCCGCAAGGCCCCTTTTTAATGAGAGCCCTCCGCGGGTGCAATGCGCGGCCGAAATCCGCCGTCTTGATTGAAAGGCCGGAATAACAATGCTCTCCACCCTGAGTTCCCTGCTGATACGGCGCTTCCCCTATATCGCCATCGCCTTGTGCGCCGTGGCGGTGGCGATACCCGAGTTCTTCATCCCCGCGCGCGTGGCCATCGTACCTCTGCTGGGGCTGGTGATGTTCGGCATGGGTATGACCCTGCGCCTCG
Above is a window of Gammaproteobacteria bacterium DNA encoding:
- the pnp gene encoding polyribonucleotide nucleotidyltransferase; this encodes MTPITKSIQYGKHTLTLETGKVARQATGAVIASLGDTKVLATVVAEKKAREGRDFFPLTVDYQERTYAAGKIPGGFFRREGRPSEKETLTCRLIDRPIRPLFPKGFTNEVQVVLTVIDLDPDIDPDIPSLIGTSAAMAISGLPFNGPVGAARVGYRDGEFLLNPGLADLVDSQLDLVVSGTEHAVLMVESEAKGLPEKVMLDAVLYGHEQQQKVIGLIKELKAEAGKPEWEVALPTVDEELAAAVEAAAADAIREGYAIADKMERYGRLNEVRSAVVAELTAGDEPRWSEGEVAGAIGKLEKKIVRSQVLAGQPRIDGRDTRTVRPIAVEVGILKRTHGSALFTRGETQALVVATLGTERDAQIIDAIEGERREPFMLHYNFPPYCVGETGRVGTPKRREIGHGRLAKRGIQAVMPTLAEFPYVIRVVSEITESNGSSSMASVCGTSLALMDAGVPIEAPVAGIAMGLIKEGEQFQVLSDIMGDEDHLGDMDFKVAGTADGVNALQMDIKIDGITREIMEAALDQAKEGRMHILGEMAKVIDRPREDMSTFAPRIMTIKINPDKIRDVIGKGGATIRALTEETGATINVTDDGTVSIASVDSAAGEEAKRRIEQLTTDVQVGVIYEGRVARLMDFGAFVTILPGKDGLVHISQISDERVEKVSDKLSEGDTIRVKVLEVDKQGRIRLSMKAVTEGESAAV